A part of Populus alba chromosome 8, ASM523922v2, whole genome shotgun sequence genomic DNA contains:
- the LOC118062485 gene encoding uncharacterized protein, translated as MNSGKGAASSKTETEDEGINGTGIAAAIGAVAGAALLAWGIGSALFSSSEPDPGKTMKAPGRDHRMPRADFERDPKSYFKDLRK; from the coding sequence ATGAATAGCGGTAAAGGTGCAGCAAGCTCCAAGACTGAAACAGAAGATGAAGGCATCAATGGAACTGGAATAGCCGCTGCTATTGGCGCTGTGGCAGGAGCAGCTCTTTTGGCCTGGGGTATTGGCAGTGCTCTCTTCTCAAGCTCAGAACCTGATCCTGGGAAGACAATGAAAGCTCCTGGAAGGGATCATCGCATGCCCAGGGCTGACTTTGAAAGAGACCCAAAAAGCTATTTCAAAGACCTGCGCAAGTAG
- the LOC118062447 gene encoding uncharacterized protein isoform X2, which produces MKGKGVSRDYSRRRIRSGKRTTRSLDNIVVIDVDSDDEFDNVIIIDVPESLQQKLRGSNVVREGRSFPCIISIDDDDTVDDHEINAQGDDNLDSDGTSSHSSPASDCIGKSVYRDADGCRVAEENRPVFKLRKCNRTYPEKAPSRNRYGLDSDSESDSSEDSTSDCEVMEGSFGEVREQWEKASLKRKSKFCKGLDDQASPCSSHGDVHPNAEVENRTKQNPDPSVCSSSKNVNFEKVNTCASTSARDGVLGGCSSSAKMENPFANYNQKGESFSRPQKSRTDENIHFHWKSDDLCGRERFMDDRSTSYNKFQTLNGLGTRFPPGPSSWSNQEKDDKQYHHRRACFQDMEQNTATGHSFSNDQSGPNLHSDDGKASVLNEDASLPDGHFLGEKHDVINSQVDSKEEHKEFTQVPSSCKILSNEAQCREFVSYARSSEDKVVENVIALSCTTQEVSDEKSGHQKMDERAAREKSSQCHDRLGRPGTSNSAEGKEACTDFASSSQLHHERDLLCALPGARFPYAVKDIINDREKLKETEEYKQAMEEEWAARQQQLQIQAEEAQRLRKRRKAETLRILDMERRQKQRVEEMREAQKKDEENLNIKERFRVEVRKELYRLEVTCINMASLLRGLGIHVEGGFQPLPNQVHAAYKRALLKFHPDRASKTDIRRQVEAEEKFKLISRMKEKFLSTSCY; this is translated from the exons ATGAAAGGGAAGGGAGTATCGAGAGATTATTCTCGACGTAGAATTCGATCTGGAAAGAGAACGACAAGGAGTCTTGATAATATAGTTGTGATTGATGTCGATAGTGATGATGAGTTTGATAATGTTATTATCATTGATGTCCCGGAGTCTTTACAGCAGAAATTAAGAGGTTCTAATGTTGTTAGAGAAGGAAGAAGTTTTCCGTGCATAATAagcattgatgatgatgatacagTGGATGATCATGAAATTAATGCGCAAGGTGATGATAACTTGGATAGTGATGGCACTTCTAGTCACAGCAGTCCTGCCTCTGATTGTATAGGGAAATCTGTTTATAGGGATGCTGATGGTTGTCGAGTTGCTGAGGAGAATAGGCCTGTGTTCAAGTTGAGAAAGTGCAATAGAACTTATCCTGAGAAAGCTCCCTCCAGAAATCGTTATGGTTTAGATTCAGATTCCGAGAGTGATTCGTCTGAAGATAGCACCTCTGACTGTGAAGTCATGGAAGGATCTTTTGGAGAGGTTCGAGAACAGTGGGAAAAGGCTTCCCTGAAGAGAAAATCCAAGTTCTGTAAAGGTCTGGATGACCAGGCTAGTCCATGCAGTTCCCACGGTGATGTTCATCCAAATGCTGAAGTAGAAAACAGAACTAAACAAAATCCAGATCCTTCTGTTTGCTCTAGTTcaaaaaatgtaaattttgaGAAAGTGAACACTTGTGCCTCCACTTCCGCTAGAGATGGAGTTCTGGGTGGTTGTTCTTCCAGTGCCAAGATGGAAAATCCTTTTGCAAATTATAACCAGAAAGGTGAAAGCTTTTCAAGGCCACAGAAATCAAGAACAGATGAGAATATTCATTTTCATTGGAAGAGCGATGATCTTTGTGGAAGAGAGAGATTCATGGATGATAGGAGTACTTCCTATAACAAGTTTCAAACTTTAAATGGCCTTGGCACTAGGTTTCCTCCAGGGCCTTCTTCATGGTCCAATCAAGAAAAGGATGATAAACAGTATCATCATAGAAGAGCATGTTTTCAGGATATGGAACAAAACACTGCGACAGGGCATTCTTTTTCAAATGACCAAAGTGGACCTAACTTGCACTCAGATGATGGGAAAGCTAGTGTTTTGAATGAAGATGCTTCTTTACCTGATGGTCACTTTCTCGGTGAGAAACATGATGTTATTAACAGTCAAGTTGATTCAAAGGAGGAACATAAAGAGTTTACTCAGGTGCCATCTAGTTGCAAGATTCTTTCAAATGAGGCACAATGCAGAGAGTTTGTGTCTTATGCTCGATCATCTGAGGACAAAGTGGTTGAAAATGTTATAGCTCTTTCATGTACTACACAAGAAGTCAGTGATGAGAAATCTGGCCATCAGAAAATGGATGAAAGAGCTGCCAGGGAAAAGTCTTCACAATGTCACGACAGACTAGGCAGGCCAGGAACATCAAATTCCGCAGAAGGAAAGGAGGCGTGTACTGATTTTGCATCCAGCAGTCAACTTCATCATGAAAGGGATCTGTTATGTGCTTTACCTGGTGCTCGTTTTCCTTACGCTGTAAAGGATATAATCAATGACCGAGAAAAGCTCAAGGAGACTGAAGAATACAAACAAGCAATGGAAGAAGAATGGGCTGCTAGACAGCAGCAGCTACAGATTCAG GCAGAAGAGGCTCAGAGATTGcggaagagaagaaaagctgAAACTTTGCGTATTTTGGACATGGAGAGAAGGCAAAAACAGCGTGTGGAAGAAATGAGAGAGGCACAAAAGAAG GATGAGGAGAATTTGAACATCAAGGAGAGATTTCGTGTTGAAGTAAGGAAGGAGCTTTATAGATTGGAGGTTACCTGCATTAACATGGCATCCTTACTTCGTGGCTTGGGAATCCATGTGGAAGGTGGTTTCCAACCCTTGCCCAATCAG GTGCATGCAGCTTATAAGCGAGCCTTGCTAAAATTTCATCCTGACCGCGCGTCAAAAACTGACATTCGTCGGCAAGTTGAGGCTGAGGAAAAATTTAAGCTTATTTCCCGCATGAAGGAGAAATTTTTGTCCACTTCATGTTACTAG
- the LOC118062447 gene encoding uncharacterized protein isoform X1 has protein sequence MIKDAYLFGCRSVDEMKGKGVSRDYSRRRIRSGKRTTRSLDNIVVIDVDSDDEFDNVIIIDVPESLQQKLRGSNVVREGRSFPCIISIDDDDTVDDHEINAQGDDNLDSDGTSSHSSPASDCIGKSVYRDADGCRVAEENRPVFKLRKCNRTYPEKAPSRNRYGLDSDSESDSSEDSTSDCEVMEGSFGEVREQWEKASLKRKSKFCKGLDDQASPCSSHGDVHPNAEVENRTKQNPDPSVCSSSKNVNFEKVNTCASTSARDGVLGGCSSSAKMENPFANYNQKGESFSRPQKSRTDENIHFHWKSDDLCGRERFMDDRSTSYNKFQTLNGLGTRFPPGPSSWSNQEKDDKQYHHRRACFQDMEQNTATGHSFSNDQSGPNLHSDDGKASVLNEDASLPDGHFLGEKHDVINSQVDSKEEHKEFTQVPSSCKILSNEAQCREFVSYARSSEDKVVENVIALSCTTQEVSDEKSGHQKMDERAAREKSSQCHDRLGRPGTSNSAEGKEACTDFASSSQLHHERDLLCALPGARFPYAVKDIINDREKLKETEEYKQAMEEEWAARQQQLQIQAEEAQRLRKRRKAETLRILDMERRQKQRVEEMREAQKKDEENLNIKERFRVEVRKELYRLEVTCINMASLLRGLGIHVEGGFQPLPNQVHAAYKRALLKFHPDRASKTDIRRQVEAEEKFKLISRMKEKFLSTSCY, from the exons ATGATTAAAGATGCATACCTTTTTGGTTGCAGATCAGTGGATGAAATGAAAGGGAAGGGAGTATCGAGAGATTATTCTCGACGTAGAATTCGATCTGGAAAGAGAACGACAAGGAGTCTTGATAATATAGTTGTGATTGATGTCGATAGTGATGATGAGTTTGATAATGTTATTATCATTGATGTCCCGGAGTCTTTACAGCAGAAATTAAGAGGTTCTAATGTTGTTAGAGAAGGAAGAAGTTTTCCGTGCATAATAagcattgatgatgatgatacagTGGATGATCATGAAATTAATGCGCAAGGTGATGATAACTTGGATAGTGATGGCACTTCTAGTCACAGCAGTCCTGCCTCTGATTGTATAGGGAAATCTGTTTATAGGGATGCTGATGGTTGTCGAGTTGCTGAGGAGAATAGGCCTGTGTTCAAGTTGAGAAAGTGCAATAGAACTTATCCTGAGAAAGCTCCCTCCAGAAATCGTTATGGTTTAGATTCAGATTCCGAGAGTGATTCGTCTGAAGATAGCACCTCTGACTGTGAAGTCATGGAAGGATCTTTTGGAGAGGTTCGAGAACAGTGGGAAAAGGCTTCCCTGAAGAGAAAATCCAAGTTCTGTAAAGGTCTGGATGACCAGGCTAGTCCATGCAGTTCCCACGGTGATGTTCATCCAAATGCTGAAGTAGAAAACAGAACTAAACAAAATCCAGATCCTTCTGTTTGCTCTAGTTcaaaaaatgtaaattttgaGAAAGTGAACACTTGTGCCTCCACTTCCGCTAGAGATGGAGTTCTGGGTGGTTGTTCTTCCAGTGCCAAGATGGAAAATCCTTTTGCAAATTATAACCAGAAAGGTGAAAGCTTTTCAAGGCCACAGAAATCAAGAACAGATGAGAATATTCATTTTCATTGGAAGAGCGATGATCTTTGTGGAAGAGAGAGATTCATGGATGATAGGAGTACTTCCTATAACAAGTTTCAAACTTTAAATGGCCTTGGCACTAGGTTTCCTCCAGGGCCTTCTTCATGGTCCAATCAAGAAAAGGATGATAAACAGTATCATCATAGAAGAGCATGTTTTCAGGATATGGAACAAAACACTGCGACAGGGCATTCTTTTTCAAATGACCAAAGTGGACCTAACTTGCACTCAGATGATGGGAAAGCTAGTGTTTTGAATGAAGATGCTTCTTTACCTGATGGTCACTTTCTCGGTGAGAAACATGATGTTATTAACAGTCAAGTTGATTCAAAGGAGGAACATAAAGAGTTTACTCAGGTGCCATCTAGTTGCAAGATTCTTTCAAATGAGGCACAATGCAGAGAGTTTGTGTCTTATGCTCGATCATCTGAGGACAAAGTGGTTGAAAATGTTATAGCTCTTTCATGTACTACACAAGAAGTCAGTGATGAGAAATCTGGCCATCAGAAAATGGATGAAAGAGCTGCCAGGGAAAAGTCTTCACAATGTCACGACAGACTAGGCAGGCCAGGAACATCAAATTCCGCAGAAGGAAAGGAGGCGTGTACTGATTTTGCATCCAGCAGTCAACTTCATCATGAAAGGGATCTGTTATGTGCTTTACCTGGTGCTCGTTTTCCTTACGCTGTAAAGGATATAATCAATGACCGAGAAAAGCTCAAGGAGACTGAAGAATACAAACAAGCAATGGAAGAAGAATGGGCTGCTAGACAGCAGCAGCTACAGATTCAG GCAGAAGAGGCTCAGAGATTGcggaagagaagaaaagctgAAACTTTGCGTATTTTGGACATGGAGAGAAGGCAAAAACAGCGTGTGGAAGAAATGAGAGAGGCACAAAAGAAG GATGAGGAGAATTTGAACATCAAGGAGAGATTTCGTGTTGAAGTAAGGAAGGAGCTTTATAGATTGGAGGTTACCTGCATTAACATGGCATCCTTACTTCGTGGCTTGGGAATCCATGTGGAAGGTGGTTTCCAACCCTTGCCCAATCAG GTGCATGCAGCTTATAAGCGAGCCTTGCTAAAATTTCATCCTGACCGCGCGTCAAAAACTGACATTCGTCGGCAAGTTGAGGCTGAGGAAAAATTTAAGCTTATTTCCCGCATGAAGGAGAAATTTTTGTCCACTTCATGTTACTAG